The Bacteroidales bacterium genome window below encodes:
- the amrS gene encoding AmmeMemoRadiSam system radical SAM enzyme produces the protein MDKKNKKLTKREFVKYGICGIGAIATGLYSLKSFSNNLKGLSLNFPSDDIWKWSKEASYYVQTPRGIKCLLCPSECDIKPDDVGICRTRINYGNKLYTIAYGNPCAVHIDPIEKKPLYHFYPKSRALSIATAGCNLACLNCQNWTISQFSPKDTKNYDLMPDKTVEMCISEGCKSIAYTYSEPIAFYEYTYDTAKLAREKGIKNIIVSAGYINEKPLRNWCKYIDAANIDLKSFDNDIYMELIGGTLQPILNTLKILKEEGVWLEITNLIVPGWTDDLDMIKKMCDWLCDNGLSEYPLHFSRFHPMYKLTHLHATPVSTLNKAKEIAVKSGIKFVYIGNVPGSDAQNTICPKCGKIVIKRKGYFILENNILNNSCKFCGEKIPGVWK, from the coding sequence ATGGATAAAAAAAACAAAAAACTTACAAAACGTGAATTCGTTAAATATGGAATTTGTGGTATTGGTGCAATTGCAACAGGCTTATATTCATTAAAAAGTTTTTCGAATAACCTGAAAGGACTTTCATTAAATTTTCCTTCAGATGATATATGGAAATGGAGTAAAGAAGCATCATATTATGTTCAAACACCAAGAGGAATTAAATGTTTATTATGCCCAAGTGAATGTGATATTAAACCTGATGATGTTGGAATTTGCAGAACACGTATAAATTATGGAAATAAGTTATATACTATTGCTTATGGTAATCCTTGTGCAGTACATATTGACCCCATAGAAAAAAAACCTTTATATCATTTTTACCCGAAAAGTAGAGCATTATCAATAGCTACTGCAGGTTGCAATCTTGCTTGTTTAAATTGTCAGAACTGGACAATTTCACAATTTAGTCCTAAGGATACAAAAAATTATGACCTTATGCCTGACAAAACAGTTGAAATGTGTATTTCAGAAGGATGTAAATCAATAGCTTATACTTATTCCGAACCAATTGCATTTTATGAATACACTTATGATACGGCAAAACTGGCACGTGAAAAAGGTATTAAGAATATAATTGTTTCTGCCGGATATATTAATGAAAAACCTTTACGAAACTGGTGTAAATACATTGATGCAGCAAATATTGACCTGAAAAGTTTTGATAATGATATTTACATGGAGTTAATCGGAGGAACTCTTCAGCCGATCTTAAATACATTAAAAATCTTGAAAGAAGAGGGAGTATGGCTCGAAATTACCAATCTTATTGTTCCCGGCTGGACTGATGACCTTGATATGATAAAAAAAATGTGTGACTGGTTGTGCGACAATGGTTTATCTGAATACCCCCTTCATTTCAGCAGGTTTCACCCTATGTATAAATTAACACATTTACATGCTACTCCTGTTTCAACTTTAAATAAAGCCAAAGAAATAGCTGTAAAATCAGGAATAAAATTTGTTTATATTGGAAATGTACCCGGCTCTGATGCGCAAAATACAATTTGTCCCAAGTGTGGAAAAATAGTAATAAAACGAAAAGGTTATTTTATTTTGGAAAATAATATTTTAAATAATTCCTGTAAATTTTGCGGAGAAAAAATCCCCGGTGTTTGGAAATAA
- a CDS encoding prolyl-tRNA synthetase associated domain-containing protein: MNGDPNLYKILEILEIEYEYIEHPPVPTIEKAMIYWKDLDAGHCKNLFFRNHKGNRHYLVIIEHTNNLAIKELEQKLKQGKLTFASEKRLKKHLGLTPGSVTPFGLINDSEKHVHIFLDENLNKFQRISFHPNINTASIVILFDDFIKFLNQTGNSYEYVKLY; the protein is encoded by the coding sequence ATGAATGGTGACCCTAACTTATATAAAATATTAGAAATATTAGAAATTGAATACGAATATATTGAACACCCACCGGTTCCTACAATTGAAAAAGCAATGATATACTGGAAAGACTTAGATGCCGGACATTGCAAAAATCTTTTCTTCAGGAATCATAAGGGCAACAGACATTACCTCGTAATAATAGAACATACAAATAATTTGGCTATTAAAGAGCTTGAACAAAAACTGAAACAAGGAAAATTAACTTTTGCATCTGAAAAACGATTAAAAAAACATTTGGGCTTGACACCTGGTTCGGTAACTCCTTTTGGATTAATTAATGATTCTGAAAAGCATGTACATATATTTTTAGATGAAAACCTTAACAAATTTCAACGAATAAGTTTTCATCCGAATATTAATACAGCTTCAATTGTAATTTTATTTGATGATTTTATTAAATTTTTAAACCAGACGGGAAATTCATACGAATATGTTAAATTGTATTAG
- a CDS encoding four helix bundle protein, protein MAQNFKSLTVYKKAFALAMDIFEISKSFPKEELYSLTTQIRKSSRSVCSCIGEAYRKRQYEAHFVSKTSDADMENSETQVWFDFSLACKYISKPIYDNYTVRSIEIGKMLNHMIEYPEKYKRKSS, encoded by the coding sequence ATGGCACAGAACTTTAAAAGTCTAACAGTTTATAAAAAGGCATTTGCCTTAGCAATGGATATTTTTGAAATAAGTAAAAGCTTTCCAAAAGAAGAACTATATTCATTAACAACCCAGATTAGAAAATCATCTCGTTCAGTATGTTCTTGTATTGGTGAAGCTTATCGTAAACGTCAGTATGAAGCTCATTTTGTTAGTAAAACATCAGATGCTGATATGGAAAACAGTGAAACTCAAGTTTGGTTTGATTTTTCCCTTGCGTGCAAATATATTTCTAAACCTATATATGATAATTATACAGTTCGGTCAATAGAAATTGGCAAAATGTTAAATCATATGATAGAGTATCCTGAAAAATATAAAAGAAAATCTAGTTGA